In Acropora palmata chromosome 7, jaAcrPala1.3, whole genome shotgun sequence, one genomic interval encodes:
- the LOC141887180 gene encoding threonine aspartase 1-like produces MTDKLYPSVVDRRHEVLCFYTAAVRKEGNHMDTVGAVCMDRHGPLCAGFSSGGVIYKTPGRIGQVLLFFDQWSITELGGVLLLRVEEGETDNDCTVDLVWGHTTVSMCVGYITEQDKRPKVLTLSLPRGSPLTSKIVWL; encoded by the exons ATGACAGATAAACTGTATCCTTCAGTTGTAGACAGGCGGCATGAAGTCCTATGTTTTTATACTGCAGCTGTAAGAAAG GAGGGTAACCACATGGACACTGTTGGTGCAGTTTGCATGGACAGGCATGGACCTCTCTGCGCTGGTTTTTCCAGTGGTGGTGTTATTTATAAAACACCAGGTCGTATTGGTCAG GttctccttttctttgatCAGTGGAGCATAACTGAGTTAGGAGGGGTGTTGCTTCTGCGAGTGGAGGAAGGGGAGACCGACAATG ATTGCACAGTTGATCTCGTCTGGGGTCACACTACAGTGAGTATGTGTGTTGGCTACATTACAGAACAAGATAAGAGACCAAAggtgttaaccctttcactgccaaggggttctccattgacgagtaaaatcgtctggcttTAA
- the LOC141887330 gene encoding threonine aspartase 1-like — protein sequence MDTVGAVCMDRHGPLCAGFSSGGVIYKTPGRIGQVLLFFDQWSITELGGVLLLRVEEGETDNDCTVDLVWGHTTVSMCVGYITEQDKRPKVLTLSLPRGSPLTSKIVWL from the exons ATGGACACTGTTGGTGCAGTTTGCATGGACAGGCATGGACCTCTCTGCGCTGGTTTTTCCAGTGGTGGTGTTATTTATAAAACACCAGGTCGTATTGGTCAG GttctccttttctttgatCAGTGGAGCATAACTGAGTTAGGAGGGGTGTTGCTTCTGCGAGTGGAGGAAGGGGAGACCGACAATG ATTGCACAGTTGATCTCGTCTGGGGTCACACTACAGTGAGTATGTGTGTTGGCTACATTACAGAACAAGATAAGAGACCAAAggtgttaaccctttcactgccaaggggttctccattgacgagtaaaatcgtctggcttTAA